Below is a genomic region from Delftia tsuruhatensis.
ATCGTGGTGCAGATGCACAGCGCACGCGTGACGCGCGCGGCCGCCATGGCCTCGCGGATTTCGGGCAGGCGGCTTTGCAGCTCGGGGAAGTTCAGGTGGCAGTGGGAATCGGTAAACATGCAATCTCGTGGTTCAGAAACAGCCATGCCGACGCGGGAGTGCGCCTCCCTGTCGGCATGCATGGCAGGCGGGCGCCGGGCTCAGACCGTCTGCGTGGCCTTGTCCGAGCCCAGGGCAGCGCCCAGGATGTTCTCGATCTTGGCCTTGAGTTCCGCAGACTTCTCGTCCTTGGGGAACTGTATGCCTATGCCCTGCGTGCGGTTGCCGGAGGCCCGCGCCGGAGTGATCCAGGCCACGCGGCCGGCCACAGGGTAGCGCTGGGGCTCGTCGGGCAGGGTCAGCAGCACGTAGACATCGTCGCCGAGCCGGTACTCACGCTGTGTGGGGACGAAAACACCCCCTTCGGCGAACATGGGAATATAGGCAGCGTACAGCGCGGCCTTTTCCTTGATCGCCAGTTGCATCACGCTGGGACGGGGGGTGGTGGGTGCGGTGCTCATGGATGTTTTGCAGACCTTGGTTCGGTGAGCGGCCGGCGCGGTTGGCACCGGGCCCAGGGCAGTAGGTTAACAGGCCGGCGCCTGCCGTGGCAAAAAGCGCCCGGCCGCATGGCGGCGGGCATCACCCCCTGCGCTGGCGCGTCGGCTGGCCGGACAGCAGCACACGCCGCGCCTCGGCGGCCAGGGCTTCGGTCATGAGACCGGCGTTGAAGGGATGCTCGGCGGTGCGCGCGGCCTGCGCCAGGGCGCGCGACCAGTCGGCCAGCAATCCCATGGCCAGTGGCCGCGAAGGCAGATCGGCCGGTGTGAAATAGCGTGGCGCGGCCCCCGCGGCCAGGGCCATCAGGTCGTGGCAGATCTTTTGCAGTGCCGCCACGGCATCGGGTGGTGCATAGGCGGCCAGGGCCGCCACATCGCCCTTGGCCAGGGCGCGCGGCAGATGGGACCAGGCGCCCATGTCCTTGCCCCCCCCGCTTTGCGCCAGTTCCAGCGCATCGCCGGGCCGTCCGCCCGCGGCGCGCAACGCCACGGCGGCGGCATCGGGTGCCACGCCCTGCGCCTGCAGCCACGCCAGGGCCTGCTCCTGCGCGGGCCAGGCCATGGTGTGGATCAGGCAGCGGCTGCGGATGGTGGGCAGCAACTGATGCGATGCCTCGCTGGCGAGCACGAAGCGCGCATCGCCCGGCGGCTCCTCCAGCGTCTTGAGCAAGGCATTGGCCGTGATGGCGTTCATCTGCTCGGCCGGATAGACCAGCACCGCCTTGCCCCGCCCGCGCGCGCTGGTGCGCTGGCAGAACTCCACGGCGTCG
It encodes:
- a CDS encoding PilZ domain-containing protein; amino-acid sequence: MSTAPTTPRPSVMQLAIKEKAALYAAYIPMFAEGGVFVPTQREYRLGDDVYVLLTLPDEPQRYPVAGRVAWITPARASGNRTQGIGIQFPKDEKSAELKAKIENILGAALGSDKATQTV
- a CDS encoding DNA polymerase III subunit delta', with protein sequence MSESLQQPAETDAAWIAGQRTRLLAQRGHAWLLQGPSGLGQYALSLSLVRAWLCESPTEQGACGHCGSCHAIDVRAHADLCVLMPEVQMMALGWPLPEKAQAEIDDKKRKPSREIRVEAMRDAVEFCQRTSARGRGKAVLVYPAEQMNAITANALLKTLEEPPGDARFVLASEASHQLLPTIRSRCLIHTMAWPAQEQALAWLQAQGVAPDAAAVALRAAGGRPGDALELAQSGGGKDMGAWSHLPRALAKGDVAALAAYAPPDAVAALQKICHDLMALAAGAAPRYFTPADLPSRPLAMGLLADWSRALAQAARTAEHPFNAGLMTEALAAEARRVLLSGQPTRQRRG